The Nostoc sp. 'Lobaria pulmonaria (5183) cyanobiont' genome window below encodes:
- a CDS encoding anti-sigma factor family protein — protein sequence MTTDSQFYDRSPLQLPQDLSDGMAKHTNESTGLMNMVKRDRFELLSAYLDGEVTATERKQVEEWLANDASVQCLYARLLKLRQGLRTLPVPAAQQSPEETVQQVLTRLRRRSRLNWMVGGAAVAACVIGAVSGLVGSGSMVPQLAQRPQREPIQTSSASIVPPSPLMVGLNNPVIEIPKAAVASPENSIYQVQPQRHDPKQDIN from the coding sequence ATGACTACTGATTCTCAGTTTTACGACCGTTCTCCTTTGCAACTTCCTCAAGATTTGTCAGATGGAATGGCTAAGCATACCAATGAATCAACGGGTCTTATGAATATGGTGAAGCGCGATCGCTTCGAGTTATTGAGTGCTTATCTCGATGGTGAAGTCACAGCCACCGAACGCAAGCAAGTAGAAGAATGGCTGGCAAATGATGCCTCAGTTCAATGTTTGTATGCTCGACTGTTAAAGCTGCGCCAAGGCTTGCGGACGCTCCCAGTGCCAGCAGCCCAACAGTCGCCAGAAGAAACAGTTCAGCAAGTATTGACACGTTTGCGCCGTCGCTCCCGTTTAAACTGGATGGTGGGAGGTGCGGCCGTTGCTGCTTGTGTAATCGGTGCAGTATCTGGCTTAGTAGGTAGTGGTTCGATGGTGCCGCAACTGGCACAACGACCACAAAGAGAACCTATACAAACGTCCTCAGCATCTATAGTTCCGCCTTCGCCGCTGATGGTGGGACTAAATAACCCGGTAATTGAAATTCCGAAAGCAGCAGTAGCCTCTCCAGAAAATTCAATTTATCAGGTACAGCCGCAACGACACGACCCCAAACAGGACATAAACTAA
- a CDS encoding gamma-glutamylcyclotransferase family protein, which yields MVESNIKFSDLVRVFVYGTLKPGEANYKRYCSGKVVDVKIALVQAKLFALPMGYPAMTLGDSQVYGYLLSFSNPKILNELDVLEDYQPNRQTPENLYNRQIIEVYEPQSLSLSWAWVYLMTLEKVERLRGFLQPGGWWSGCSLTPNYSYDL from the coding sequence ATGGTTGAATCAAATATAAAATTTTCTGATTTGGTGAGGGTTTTTGTCTACGGCACGCTCAAACCAGGTGAAGCTAACTATAAAAGATACTGTAGTGGCAAAGTAGTTGATGTCAAAATAGCTCTTGTACAAGCCAAATTATTTGCTCTGCCAATGGGCTACCCAGCGATGACGCTAGGGGATAGCCAAGTTTACGGATATTTACTCTCTTTTTCCAACCCAAAGATTTTAAATGAGCTAGATGTGCTGGAAGATTACCAGCCCAATAGACAAACCCCAGAAAACCTCTATAATCGACAAATTATCGAGGTTTATGAGCCACAGTCGCTATCTCTTAGTTGGGCTTGGGTTTATTTAATGACTTTAGAGAAAGTTGAGCGATTAAGAGGATTCCTCCAGCCTGGGGGCTGGTGGAGCGGCTGTAGTTTAACCCCAAACTACAGTTATGATCTGTAA
- the leuS gene encoding leucine--tRNA ligase, with product MDSRYNPAAIEEKWQKTWVELGLDKTPTVSNKPKFYALSMFPYPSGSLHMGHVRNYTITDVIARLKRMQGYRVIHPMGWDAFGLPAENAAIDRGVPPAKWTYQNMAQMRQQLQRLGLSIDWECELATCSPDYYKWTQWIFLQFLQAGLAYQKEAAVNWDPIDQTVLANEQVDNEGRSWRSGAIVERKLLRQWFFKITDYAEELLNDLHKLTGWPERVKSMQANWIGKSTGAYLEFPIIGIDEKIGVYTTRPDTVYGVSYLVLAPEHPLTKRVTTKQQQAAVEAFIKEVSHQSELERTSEDKPKRGIPTGGKAINPFTGEEVPIWIADYVLYEYGTGAVMGVPAHDIRDFKFAKNYDLSVDFVIVSPDDVTGFDLTPTSEIDEVTQLIQIEYNQAYTEPGILINSGAFTGMTSTDAKQAIIEYAQQQDFGKVRVQYRLRDWLISRQRYWGAPIPVIHCPNCGIVPVPDKDLPVQLPEEVEFTGRGGSPLTQLSSWVNVPCPTCGTPAKRETDTMDTFIDSSWYFLRFPDAKNEQQVFDSSKINDWMPVDQYVGGIEHAILHLLYSRFFTKVLRDRGLLNFDEPFQRLLTQGMVQGLTYLNPNKGGKDKWIPSNLVNSADPRDPDTGEPLQRLYATMSKSKGNGVAPEDVISKYGVDTARMFILFKAPPEKDLEWDEADVEGQFRFLNRVWRLVTDYVAAGVSRKKAQSDLTKAEKELRRAIHTAIQAVTEDVEDEYQFNTAISELMKLSNALTDANGKSSPIYAEGIWTLVVLLAPFAPHIADELWHLLGESDSVHTQTWPSFDPAALVADEITLVIQVMGKTRGSIQVPAQADKAALEKYARESEIAQRYIEGKEIKKVIVVPGKLVNFVVS from the coding sequence GTGGATTCCCGATATAACCCAGCAGCAATTGAGGAAAAATGGCAAAAAACATGGGTAGAACTTGGCTTAGATAAAACACCGACAGTTAGCAACAAGCCAAAATTCTACGCTCTTTCCATGTTTCCTTATCCATCGGGCAGCCTACACATGGGTCACGTCCGTAATTATACGATTACCGATGTGATTGCCCGCCTCAAGCGAATGCAAGGGTATCGGGTAATACACCCAATGGGTTGGGATGCCTTTGGCTTGCCAGCAGAAAACGCTGCTATTGACCGTGGTGTACCACCAGCAAAGTGGACTTATCAGAATATGGCTCAGATGCGGCAACAATTGCAGCGTCTTGGTTTATCCATTGATTGGGAATGCGAACTTGCTACCTGTTCACCAGATTATTACAAGTGGACACAATGGATTTTCTTACAGTTTTTGCAAGCGGGGTTAGCTTATCAAAAAGAAGCAGCTGTAAACTGGGACCCTATCGATCAAACTGTACTGGCAAATGAGCAAGTTGATAACGAAGGACGTTCTTGGCGCAGTGGGGCAATAGTTGAGCGTAAATTATTACGCCAGTGGTTTTTCAAGATTACCGACTACGCCGAAGAATTGCTCAATGACTTGCATAAATTGACAGGTTGGCCGGAACGCGTCAAATCGATGCAGGCAAACTGGATTGGCAAATCTACAGGCGCTTACTTAGAATTTCCCATCATTGGGATAGATGAAAAAATCGGAGTGTACACCACACGCCCAGATACAGTTTATGGTGTAAGCTACCTAGTGTTAGCACCAGAACATCCCTTAACAAAGCGCGTCACTACAAAACAACAACAAGCAGCGGTAGAAGCCTTTATTAAAGAAGTCTCCCATCAAAGTGAGTTGGAACGTACCTCTGAAGATAAACCGAAGCGGGGTATCCCCACAGGTGGTAAGGCAATTAACCCATTTACAGGGGAAGAAGTGCCGATTTGGATTGCTGACTATGTACTGTATGAGTATGGTACTGGAGCAGTTATGGGTGTACCAGCACACGATATCCGGGATTTTAAGTTTGCCAAAAATTACGATTTGTCAGTTGATTTTGTCATCGTTTCCCCGGATGATGTTACAGGTTTTGACTTAACCCCAACATCAGAGATTGATGAAGTTACCCAACTCATTCAAATTGAATACAATCAGGCATACACTGAACCAGGAATTTTAATTAATTCTGGGGCTTTTACTGGTATGACTTCCACAGATGCTAAACAAGCAATAATTGAATACGCCCAACAACAAGATTTTGGTAAAGTGCGGGTGCAATATCGCTTGCGGGATTGGTTGATTTCGCGGCAGCGTTACTGGGGCGCACCGATACCTGTAATTCACTGTCCCAACTGTGGGATAGTACCAGTTCCTGACAAAGATTTGCCAGTACAGTTGCCAGAAGAGGTGGAATTTACTGGACGTGGTGGTTCACCTTTGACTCAATTGTCAAGCTGGGTAAATGTACCTTGTCCAACTTGTGGCACTCCGGCAAAGCGTGAAACTGACACGATGGATACTTTTATTGATTCCTCGTGGTATTTTTTGCGGTTTCCTGATGCTAAGAATGAACAACAGGTTTTCGATTCCAGTAAAATAAACGACTGGATGCCAGTCGATCAGTATGTGGGTGGGATTGAACACGCGATTTTACATTTGTTGTATTCGCGGTTCTTTACTAAGGTTCTGCGGGACAGAGGCTTGTTAAACTTTGATGAACCCTTCCAACGCCTGTTAACTCAGGGTATGGTGCAGGGTTTAACTTACCTAAATCCTAATAAGGGTGGTAAAGATAAATGGATTCCTTCTAATTTGGTAAATTCAGCCGACCCCCGTGACCCCGATACAGGTGAACCATTGCAACGTCTCTACGCTACCATGTCTAAATCAAAGGGCAACGGTGTAGCACCAGAAGATGTAATTTCTAAATACGGTGTAGATACAGCGCGGATGTTCATCTTGTTCAAAGCGCCGCCAGAAAAAGATTTGGAATGGGATGAAGCCGATGTGGAAGGACAATTCCGCTTTTTAAATCGGGTTTGGCGTTTGGTGACAGATTATGTTGCGGCTGGGGTATCCCGTAAGAAAGCCCAATCTGATTTAACTAAAGCAGAAAAGGAGTTGCGGCGGGCAATTCACACGGCTATTCAAGCGGTGACAGAAGACGTAGAAGACGAATATCAATTCAACACAGCTATTTCAGAATTGATGAAGTTGAGTAATGCCTTAACTGATGCCAACGGCAAAAGTTCACCAATTTACGCAGAAGGTATTTGGACTTTAGTGGTATTATTAGCACCCTTTGCACCACACATTGCTGATGAATTGTGGCATTTATTGGGTGAAAGTGATTCAGTTCATACTCAAACTTGGCCATCATTTGACCCGGCTGCTTTGGTTGCTGATGAAATCACTTTAGTGATTCAAGTTATGGGTAAAACTCGCGGCTCGATTCAAGTACCAGCACAAGCAGATAAAGCCGCGTTGGAGAAATATGCCCGTGAATCAGAAATTGCCCAGCGTTACATCGAAGGTAAAGAGATTAAAAAGGTAATTGTAGTGCCTGGAAAGTTGGTGAATTTTGTAGTTAGCTAA
- a CDS encoding DUF433 domain-containing protein, protein MTLKELEQQLVALSPDEKLQAIHLLAQSLGNNWQGVKKTPRVCGGEARIAKTRIPVWVFMEARHLRYSDAEFCSLLRTRMSSCQT, encoded by the coding sequence GTGACACTCAAAGAGTTAGAACAACAACTTGTTGCCCTCAGTCCTGATGAAAAATTGCAGGCTATACATTTACTTGCTCAAAGTCTTGGTAACAATTGGCAAGGAGTTAAAAAAACTCCTAGAGTCTGTGGTGGAGAGGCTCGCATCGCTAAAACTCGTATTCCCGTTTGGGTATTTATGGAAGCTCGCCATCTTAGATATAGTGATGCTGAGTTTTGTTCCTTGTTGCGAACGCGCATGAGTTCTTGCCAGACCTAA